The nucleotide sequence GTGAGAAGATGTTTCTCTATCTCTGCTTCAAAGTCGCCCTCGCCAAGGTCTTAGGCAACCCTGGTTTCTTCGTGTTTGACGATCCGACGCTCCATTTAGATGGTGAACGGAAAGCGTTGATGGTAGATTTTATCTGTCAACTCGCTGAAGAACACCAAGTCGTTGTGACGAGTTATGATGAGGATGTCCGTTCGGGGTTGGAGGGCGCGCATCTCATTGAGATGAGCAGAGAAACATAGAGACAGAGCGATTTAGTTTTCCATATTTGGGTATTTCGCCAAGGAAGCCTCGCCAGCGATAGAGACAGATTTGTTGCTGTGGAAGTCAAACTACTGCATCGGTGAAAACGGGGCAGGGAGCAGGAGCTTGCTCTCCTGTGTGATCGGTCTGACAGAACCTTTCGGGGGCCAGACACCTTTCTCGCGTGTCTCTGCTCGGATCCGGGCGCGTTCTTCAAAACTCCGATACGCCCATAGGTGGATGAAATTGTTGACACCACCGTATTCCGAGTACCAACAACCTGCCAAGGGTGAGTATTTCACGCGTTCGGGGATAGCAGCACCCCATGCCTCCAGTACTTGCGGCATGCCCTCGACGGGATAAGTGTACAAACGCATTTCATATAACGGACCGAGGTCTTTTTCACCTAAGGGTTCCATAAAAGGGGCTGGCAGAAAAATCTCAGAGACCATCGACACAATGAGATCGCTTGTATCAGGGGGCCATACCGGATTTGGTTCGGCTTCCGCAGCGCGTCGGATTTCTGCTCGCTGTTCGAGACTTTCGTAGGGCCATACGGCAACCATCTGATTCAGCGGTCCTACTTCGGTGTACCAATGTCCACCGAGTTTCGAGAGTTCTTGGCGAGCCGGTAATTTTTCGCCGAAGCGTTCCCAGTATTCGTTAAGTTGACCGAGTTTCAGGTTATAGGTTCTTATTTCATAGATCACGCTATCTCTCCTATGTTTTAAGGCGTTACGGACTTAACATCGAACGAATATCATCTTCACAAATGAAATCAACTGTGACACCATTCTGACGAAGCGCATCTCGGAAGTTCCACCATTCACTATCTACTGCTTGTAGGATAGGAGGTTTTTCTGAGTGTGCAAGTGCGACAGCGATGAATTTTTTATCATCTGGATCGAAATCCGTTAGTGCAGGGTCTGTTGGGAACTCTTGAAAATCAGTCTCTAAATCATCAACAGGCGTAATGGAAACCAAGTCGCATTGTTGCGGGTTTGCCCAATTTATCTCCGCCCATTTGAGGAAAGCGTCTCCAACACCAGGAAAACCTCCCGCATTCAACTTATTCCGGTATTCTTCAATAATTCGCCGATCATCATCTAACACTAATTTTACGTCCCCTTCAGTGATCTGCATCAGTATGTCAATACAGGTTTCTACGCAGTCTTCAGAGGCTTGGTCTGCTCTTCCATTAGCAACCAGCGGAACATTTGTATCTACGATAACTTTCATCATTTGCTGGCTTTCTTACGTTTCATCTCCGCTTTAGTCTTTGCTGCCAAGTCACCCATCTGATCCCCGAAGAAGTTTTGTGGCCAATTCGTGATGTTTCCGTAGTCATCGACGTTGAGCCTCTCAATTTCAGATACGCCTTCGTTCATTTCACAAAAATAGAAGGCGGTATCGGCTGCGGAAATTTGTTCCTCAGCGATGCGCCGCATTAACCGTAGAATCAAGTGTTCACTATGACTCTCAAGGATAATCTGTAGTTGTCGATTCTTTACGACTTCAATGAGTAGATCTGCCAATTCTGACTGGACTTTCGGGTGGAGGTGTGCTTCAGGTTGTTCAAGGATAAGGATGCTTCCTTCTGGCACGTAATAGCAGAGCACCAACACCGGCAGGACCTGCGAAACACCGAAACCGACATCGGTGAGTCTGACTTCGGGACCTCCCTTATACTTTCTAACGAGAAATTCGTAATCTTTTTTTGTCTCAATGACAGGATTAAGGCGATAGGAAGCGATTAAATCTAACCGTTGCAGCCATTTAGGAATCTGTTCTTCAAGAGAACGACGTTGAATTAGCCCAGAAAAGAGCGCAGTGACCATATCTTCACCGTGCTGCCCTACTCCCCGCGAATGCTCACCTTCCCATGCGTAATGCCGACGGGGATATTCACGGAGCGGACCGAGATAGCGAATACTACGGAATAGGTTTTCAAAACACGTCTGGAGTGGCGAAAAAAGCTGCCGAACTCTAGGACTTGCCCCTTCAATTCCATAGCACCGGAATAAAGATTGAGCGGAAGTCGAAACCCCAGGAATAGAAACTGAATGGACTCCTTGACCATCTCCACTTGCCCGGAAAATTTGTTCGCCAACCTTATAACTAAATTGCACTCTGGAAACTGAATTTTCTTCGTTATGGATAACAAGATCAAAGGAAAGAGCCTTTATCCCATCTATCTGCTTTATGGTCAGTTTCTCAGACAATTTCCACGACAGAGAAATCCCAAGTGGTGAATCACGTCTGTGTCCGTGGATGAGGTCATCAAAACTCCCCAAGTTAACGAGGGAACTGTCATTACCGAAATCAATAATTCCTTCCCAACCCCATGGACGCTCTACGGTCTGCTTTAGCATGAGCAGCGTTTGCAGAATGCTGGTTTTACCGGAACTGTTCGCGCCGAAGAATCCGGTTAAGGGTGCTATCTGTAATTTACCGGTATCTTTCCACGATTTGAAATTTTGCGCGCTGAGTTCGGTAATCATGATATATACCTTGCTCTCTGACACAAAAAGAGAACATTTCTATCTTTAGCACTATACAGATGTCGCCCCTACGGGGCTAAAGAGGATGGTGAGAATGGGTATCTATCTACCTTGTGAGACAACACCTACCGTTCGCCTTGCTTGCGGATTTCGACTAACTCCCCCAATATACGTCTGTGAAGACGATGTAATTCAAGGACGAATCCGATGCCGATGGCAACCGACACCCCTGCTGCAACAATAAGCTTCGTTTTTAGGGACATGTGCCACTCCTTCGCTATGTGCTATGGAAAGTGCTTGGGTTAGAAATTTTCGACAATCGCTGCGCCGAACTCGGAGGTGCGGACCTTTGTCGCGCCTTCCATGAGACGCTCCAGATCGTAGGTCACGCGTTTTTGGAGGATGGTTTTTTCGAGTCCGCCAATAATCAGGTCAGCGGCTTCCTGCCAACCGAGATGCTCAAGCATCATAACTGCGGAGAGAATCAGTGAACCGGGATTGACGACATCCTGGTCGGTGTACTTCGGTGCGGTGCCGTGGGTTGCTTCAAAGAGTGCGACTTCATCGCTGAGATTACCGCCGGGTGCCATACCGATACCGCCAACCTGCGCCGCTGCTGCATCCGAGAGATAGTCGCCGTTCAAATTCGGTGTGACAATCACATCGTACTCATCGGTCCGTGTAAGAATCTGCTGTAACATGCTGTCGGCGATCCGGTCATTGACGATAATTTTGCCTTCTGGACACTTACCGTCATAATCGCTATAGAGTTCGTCTTCCGTGATTGTTTGCTCGGCGAACTCTTCTTTGGCGAGTTCATATCCCCACGCGCAAAACGCACCCTCGGTAAACTTCATGATGTTACCTTTGTGGACAAAGGTGACACTGCGTCTTCCGTGGTCGATTGCGTATTGGATCGCCATCCGTGCCAAGCGTTTCGTGCCGAAAATACTGATCGGTTTCACACCGATACCCGAATCTTCACGGATGTCAACGCCCATTTCGGTGCGGAGCAGCTCAATAACTTTCTTCACTTCCGGTGTGCCTTGTTCCCACTCAATACCGGCGTAGACATCTTCGGTGTTCTCACGGAAGATGACCACATTCATCTTTTCGGGATGCGTGACAGGGGCGGGAACGCCTTGGAAATAGCGGACAGGACGGACACACGCGTAGAGTTCAAGTACCTGACGGAGCGTCACGTTTAAACTACGGAAACCACCGCCAACAGGTGTTGTGAGGGGCCCTTTCAGGGCAACGCGGAAGTATTCGATCGCGTCGAAGGTATCCTGTGGTAGCCACTCATTGTACTTTGCCATGGCGTTTTCGCCAGCATAGACATCAAACCAAACGATCTGCTTTTCGCCGTTGTAGGCGGTCTGAACAGCAGCATCAACGACACGGCGCGTCACCTTCATTATGTCTCGTCCGATACCGTCGCCTTCAATCACAGGGATAATCGGTTTATTCGGCACGACGAGTTGCCCGTTGGCGAGTCCAATCCTTTCACCCTCTGTTGGTGCTACTAATTGCTCTAATTCAATCACTGGTATTCCTCTCTAAATGGTTTTCAGTTTTCAGTTATCAGTTAAAAGAGACCTTAGATTTAACGAATTCTCTCTTTAACTGAAAACCGATAACTAATAACCGATAACTCTTAAAAGGCGTTCGCCCCTGCCATCCGGTTATGTAATGCGACGACTTCGTTTGGAATCGTCATATCGTCGGTGGGTTTCGGAATAATATCAGGGTGCGGTGGGATAACGGGTCGGATAATTTTCAACTGGAGTTGTTCACGTGCATCCATCATCCAGCCGAAACCTCGGAAGATGTATGTCAACAACGTTCTGTCATTTTCATAGATGCCCATACCTTCTTGGACAGACCATCCGCCAAAGTCGGTGTTTGGCGTTAAACGGAGGGGTGGCTGGTCTTCACGTCCGGGTCGGACAAAGCCTTCAATGAAAGCGAGTTGGTAAATACGCTGTGCAATACTTAAACGCTTTTTCTGCCGATCATTGAGTTGAATATCACCGTTGTCAATAGCTTCTAAGAATGGATTAAAATAGATGGCGGGTCTGGGATCCTGTTGGATTTCATCGGAGCGTCCAGCGGCGGCGATTTCGGGGTGTCCAAAGGTCGGGAGAGCAGTCAGCATTCGTTGCTGGATCGCTTCTTCAAGAGCAGCGTCATCAAGGGATTCAATTTCGTTAATAAACGCTGTCATATCATGAATTGCGCCGAAGTGCCGGTTCCCATCTAAAGTCATCTGAGAGGCGACAAAAAAGTCGGAGACCGCGGCGGTGTGCAAAGTCGCCAGATAGCGTGCGACAACGTTGGAACCTGCGGAGCCGTGGTGGATCTGTATGATGCCCATTCGCTCCAGAATATCCGCTTCAATAGTGCTCGCCTCTCGCCCCAAGAGGAGACTATAGGAGGTCTGGAAAGCGGTTTTACCATTCTTTTCGTTTTCTGTGATGAGATCAGTCGCGCGCATCGCGAGGACTTGAGGGTGCAGTGCATTGTTCTCGCGGAGCTGATGCCGCATATAGGTAGAGATCGTTCCTACGGCGACATTCTCCATGTGCGTGTCAATGAGTTCGGCAAGAAGCTCACTGGGATCTCTTGTTCCACTAATTCCTTTTTGATCTGGATTGCTGAGTTTACGGAGTGTTGAGAAATGTTGAATGACAGCGTCAGGACCTGCTTCTGGGAAGGCTTTAACAAATTCTGCGATCTGATTAACAAGGCGTTGGTTACCTGCGAGACTTTCTCTGCGATCCGTTGTGACCTCATAAAATTTCTTATCTATTAATTCTGATAAAAGTGCTTCTTCATCAATCCCATCCGTATCGGTTTCAGGTCTCTTACCGAAAAGCCCTACGAAGATGACATACGCAGGACTGAGCCGGTCGGCGATAATCTCACTCTCGGACACAATACCGCGAAGTGCAAAACTACGGATATTCAATGTTATCTGTGTGCCAGCACAGTCAACCGCGGTCTTGTGAAGTGCAGGATTCGCGAAAACAGTTGTTGACTGAGGCATTGAACTGAAACTGTTAAGCACAGCTACAATTTTATCCTCGCCTAACTCAGCCGCTCTGCTTAAGGAATCCGTTACTGGGGCATACGCTGAGGCTTCTGGCACGCTCGACAGGATTTTTTGGACCGCGGCTACTTGTTTCGCCTCCAAATTCTTATTCAAAATGAGTTCTCCTTCGTTGACTTTTTAATAGAAAATTTCTTCTTGCAAGTTACTCCGAAATTTAACTCGTCCGGTTCCGTTTAAAAAAGTTTTGACTGACCGTCGTCAACACCGTAAATATTTTATCAGAATCCTGATTAAAAGTCAAGATAAAATTGGAAAATAGTTTTCAGTTATGGGTTATCAGTTATCAGTTATCGGTTGGTTCTCCTCGCAGTGAGAGTTATCAGTAGAAAAAGGTTCGTGAAAGGGCAACCGTAATTGTCTGAACATTTGCTGGCGAGGTGCGGCACGTAGGTGCTTATAAGAAAATCGCGTAAACTCTAAAAATTTGACTTGCAGAAATGCGGATTTTGTAGTATCATTATTAACGAGTATATTTGATTAACATTCCCCGTCAACTCCCCATGCTTTAACTTGTGGGATGTAGACGGCGAAGAACCTGAGAAAAAATAAACATGTGCAGAGCAACACAGACTGCTCAGCGAAAGACGGGTAAAAACGCATCGTAATCCTACAAAGTTGGTGGTTAGCGTCCATATCAAGCCAATGCAGCACTGCTGCAGACTGGAATGCGTGAGCGGAGTCAATATCTCCCGAAGTCTACGGACTTGTCGCGCGGCGTGCCTGGTAGAAAGGGCAGCTGTAAAATGGGTGGAAACAGAGCCAACCCACGACGTTGCGAAAAATAAAGCAAAACAGGCAGGCTTGGCTGCCTAAAGTGGAGCAGACGTAAGACGGTAGACTCTTTGAGGAAACCGCTGACTGCGAGGAAGCACAAGCCCCTACCTTTAGGTAGTGGGTACCTATGACGGGAACTATGCACGCATTCACACTATGGCAACGTTACAAACAGATATCGGTGGTGCGCCGCAGGGTGCCTCAGATTTTATTTTTTTTTAAGACAAGGAGCTTAATTACATGAGCAATGAAGCATTAGGAATGGTTGAAACACGCGGACTCGTCGGTGCGATTGAAGCCGCCGACACTATGGTAAAAGCCGCAAACGTCCAATTAGTCGGAAAAGAGCAGGTAGGCGGCGGTTTTGTCACTGTCTTAGTTCGCGGAGATGTTGGTGCGGTGCAAGCGGCAACGGATGCCGGAGCAGAAGCCGCAAAAGCCGTTGGCGAATTGGTATCGGTACACGTTATCCCCCGTCCACATTCAGAGGTGGAAACCATTCTCGGTGGAAAGCCTGCAGCGGAGAATAAGGCTAAATAATTGGCTTTGTAGGGTGGGGGATGACTTCAGCATCTCAGTCCTACACCGCTTTAGCAGAGAACACGTTCCCATTACCACGGGATGCGCAGCCTAAGGTGTCATCCAGTGGTTTTACTATGTTCTCGTACGCGCGCCCTGCGCAGTGAGGTACTGGAGGGTTGAATGGCACAAATTGACGAAAAACAGATTGAAGAGATTGTTTCCCAAGTCTTGAGAACACTGCAACAAGACCGACCGACGACAGCACAACCTGTAGCAGTTACAGGTGCGAGCTCTTCACGGGCAGGGGTTTTTGCGACAGTCGCGGAGGCGATCGCCGCGGCGAAAACTGCACAAGAAGCACTTGTTAAGCTCGGATTCGCCAAAAGACGTGAGATTATCGAAGCGATCAAAGAGGTATCGCTCGCTAATGCGAAACGTCTCGCTGACTTAGCAGTTCAAGATACGAACATGGGAAACGCCGAACATAAGGTGATGAAGAATGAGGGTGCCGTTACCCTCTCGCCGGGAGTTGAGGATCTGCTGTCAGAAGCGATGTCAGGTGACACGGGAACGCTCTTGATTGAGTACGTCCCATTCGGGGTTATTAATTCGATTACGCCCACGACCAATCCTACATCAACAGTAATCAACCACGCGATTATAATGCTGTCAGCCGGAAACGCTGTCGTCTTCAGTCCACATCCAAACGCTCGTGAGTGCACCGAAGAGACGATGCACGTCATCAACGAAGCGATTGTCAAGGCAGGCGGTCCCGCCAACCTGCTCACCTCTGTTGCAAATGCCAGTCTAAGAACAGCAAAGCAGATCATGGAGCACCCTGACATCGCTATGCTCGTTGCGACGGGTGGTGCATCCGTCGTCAGGACAGCACTATCGAGCGGCAAAAAGACAATCGCAGCCGGTCCCGGCAACCCACCGGCAATTATCGACGAGACTGCTGACCTGCAGGATGCCGCAAAACACGTCATCGCAGGCACCAGTTTTGACAATAACCTGCTCTGTATCGGCGAAAAAGCACTCTTCGTAGTTGAATCTGTTGCGAATGAAACGATTCGAGCACTCACACAGAGCGGCGGACATCTGCTCGACGCGAGCCAACGCGAGGCACTGGAGTCTGTTGTCACCGAAAAAGACGAATCAAACAAAGAATACATCGGTAAAGATGCGTTGACGATTCTAAACGCTGCTGGTATCACGGCACCCGCACAAACGACAGCAATTGTTGTAGAAGTTCCGGCTGACCACGGGTTTGTTATCAACGAATACCTAATGCCGATCCTTCCTGTTATTCGGTGCCGAGATTTCGACGAAGCGTTAGCAGGTGCGCTCAGGGCAGAGGGTGGACGTGGGCACACCGCAGTGCTCCATACGAATAATGCCAAACGTATCACACAATTCAACAAAGTGATGGACTGTAGCGTTGTGGTTATTAATGCTCCGTCTTACGCGTCCTGTGGACTGGAAGGCGAAGGATTCTTAGCGATGACGATTGCGGGACCGACAGGCGAAGGCTTTACGCGTCCACGCACATTTACACGCCAGAGACGATTAACACTTGCAGGCAATTTATCTGCACACACGCAGTGACGCAAATAGATTTATTTCCGACCGGTCTGGGTCGTTTAAAACTCTTGAGGAAGCCTCCTAAAGCCGGATAAAGCGTTATGCGAACAGAGATTGATGAGCTGAGAGCGTTAATACGCCATCATGAGCGCAAATACTATATAGACAACCGACCGGAAATTTCTGACGCAGATTTCGACGCGCTCATGAAGCAGCTTGAGGACCTCGAAGCGGCAAGTGAAGCACCTATCCCGCCAGATTCACCGACGCAACGGGTCGGTGGCGGTGCTGAATTAGGCACCCGTCTACAGCACCGTAATCCCATGCTGAGTCTGAACAATAATTACGACGAACAGGAGTTGCGGGAATTCTCGGAGCGCGTGCAGCGGTTATTAGAAGACGCACCCGTCGAATACGTCACAGAGCTGAAAATAGACGGGCTGGGGGTTTCGCTAACTTATGAGAACGGTGTATTTACGCAAGGACTCACCCGCGGAGACGGTGAATATGGCGAAGACGTAACAGATAACTTACGAACGATCCGTTCCGTGCCATTGCGACTTGTTGACACAGCGTCAGTGGTCCCGCCTGTCTTAGAAGTGCGCGGCGAAGTTTTTCTCCCGAAAGACTGTCTCAATGAAATTAACGTGCAGCGCGAAGCAGCAGGGGAACCACCTTTTGCAAATCCTCGGAACGCAGCCGCTGGTTCATTGCGTTTGTTAGATGCCTCCATAACCTCTTCCCGTCCATTAGATATTTTCGTGTATACCCTCAACTACGCCGAGGGATTTGAATCCGCAACGCACACAGAATCGCTCGAAAACATGAAACGTTGGGGACTCAAGTGTAATCCGTATACTGTCTACCATAAATCCATTGAAGACGTTCAAAACTATTATGAACACTGGTTAGAAAAACGCCACGAACTCCCTTATGAAACCGATGGCGTTGTCGTAAAAGTCAACCAATTCTCCCAACAACGCGAACTCGGCGCAACCTCCAAATACCCACGTTGGGCAATCGCCTATAAATTCAACGCGCAGCAAGCCACCACAATTATTGAAAAAATTGAAGTGCAAGTAGGACGCACAGGCACCTTGACACCGGTGGCGATTCTGAAACCTGTAACCCTCGCCGGTGCAACAATCACAAACGCTACTCTACACAACGAACAAGAAATTCAGACGAAAGACATCCGTATCGGTGATCGGATTGTGCTTGAGCGTGCCGGAGATGTCATCCCTAAAATCGTTGAGGTGCTAAAGGCAAACCGAACAGGTGATGAAGTTATTTTCAACTTTCCAGAGCAGTGTCCGGCGTGTGGCACGTCTGTCCAACGTACAGAGACAGAGGTCGCGGTCCGATGCGTGAACGTAGCCTGTGCTGCACAACTGAAACGGCGAATTGCGCACTATGCTTCGCGCAATGCTCTCCAGATTGAAGGTCTCGGTCCCGCTACAATTGACCAACTGGTGGATAAAGAACTGGTTCGCGATGTTGCCGATCTTTACGCTCTGAAGGTAGAACCGTTAAGCGAACTGGAGCGGATGGGGGTTCCTTCTGCACGCAACCTCGTCCATCAAATTGAACAGAGCAAGACAGCACCCGTAGAAAAATTGCTTTTCGGACTCGGTATCTTTCATGTCGGAGAAACTGTCGCGGAGACGCTCATTGAACGCTTTTTATCTTTAGACAAACTCAGCGAAATATCACTTGAGGAAATTGAATCGGTGGACGGTATCGGTCCACAGATAGCGGAGAGTGTTGTCAACTTCTTCTCGCAAAATCAGCCGTTGATTGACAAATTGCGGAAAGCCGGTTTACACTGTTTCACAATAGCAGCAGAGGATACCCGTTTGGAAGTGAGCGCAGTGACTGATACTTTTTTTAGCGGGAAAACGTTCGTTGTCACGGGAACTCTTGAGGGTATGACGCGCACGGAGGCATCTAAAGAGATTAAGACGCGCGGTGGTAAAGTTACATCAAGCGTAACAGGCAAGACGGATTACCTTATCGCTGGCGAAGGCGCGGGGAGCAAATACGCGAAGGCGGAAGAATTGGGCATCCCAATTCTAACAGAAGCGGACTTTTTTGGGAAACTATAACGGCACCCCGATCGTCACTCAGACGACTCGTAATACGCACAAGATGCCCGTAAACGACACTCTTCGCAGTTCGGCGTTTTCTTCTGACAGACCCTCGCACCGTGTCCAACGATTAACGCATGATATTCGTTGAACAGGTCAACATCGTGCGGGAGATTGTCCATAAATAGGGCGCGAAGTTTCTCATAGTTATAGTTGCCACTAACCCACCCCAGTCGAGAGAAAAGTCTATAGGTATAGGAATCAACAACAAAACTCGGTTTACCAGCAGCGTAGAGGATAATCGTATCCGCTGTCTCAGGACCGACCCCGTAGATAGAGAGCAGTTCTTCACGTAATTCAGGGACATCTTGTGTAAACATCACGTGCATGGGACGCTCAGCGATATATTCTACGAAAGCACGGACCTTCTGTGCCTTCATGCGAAAGTAACGCGAGGGGCGGATTAGTCGTTCCAATGTGGCTTGGCTGATGGAAGCTATCTCTTCGGGTGTAAAAGCATCGGCATTTTTGAGATTCTCCATCGCTTTTTCGACGTTGCGCCACGATGTCGCTTGCGTTAGGATCGCACCGAGTGCCACTTCAAACGGTGTATCTGCGGGCCACCACTTACGATGCCCGTGTTGCGCAAGAAGTTGATTATAGAGCGAAAATAATTTTTCGGTAATATTCTCTTCACATAGAATTTGCATACGTAAAAATCCTCAATGCTGTAAGAAAAGGGAAGATTATGGATTTAAGTTTCAGCACCAGCGCAGGCGATGGCGGTTGGAGCCTTGCCGAATGCGCAGCGTGGGCAAAAGCCAACGGATTTGACGCAATCCGTCCCAACGCCACCGGCGTTGTCGAACCGAGTGTCATTATACAATCTGGTGGTGAACAGGTCAAGGAAATTTTGGAGAGTCACGGCATCTACCTCGCCGCCTTGACAGCGCATAGTAACCTACTTGACGATGACTCGGAAACACGAGAGAACGCGCGCGATGCCTTGATGCAAGCAATCGAAGCGACACATATCCTCGGTGCGCCAGTGGTAGTGACTTACGCTGGCAGCCCCGTGAGTTGGCACTTCTACGGGCAGTTCTCCTCAGAACCGGGAAACCCAGGGGACAGGTCGGTTGAACTCGTCGGGCGATTCAAAGAGATGTGGACCCCTGTCGTCCGTTTCGCCGAAGAGAAAGGCGTGCAGCTTGCACTCGATTGCGCCGTCCGTATGGGTAATATCGCTTGTAATCCTGAAATGTGGGAACGTATCCTTGACGCGATCCCGTCAGATTCCCTGGGGTTGTCCTGCGATCCGTCGCATTGGCTATGGATGGGCATTTTACCCGCTGAAGATGCGATTCGTATGTTCAACGGCAAGTGGTATTACGCCGATGTGAAGGATTGCGAAATCAGTCCACAGATGAAATTTCGGCAAGGTATCATTGGGAACTGGTGGTGGCAATATCGTGTACCCGGACGCGGTCAATTGAATTGGGGTACTATCACCGGTGCGTTGCAGGAATCCGGCTACGATTATGTCCTCTGTGTCGAAAACGAGGATCGCGGTGCGCCAGGGTTAGACGGCTTTGCCCTCGGCGGCAGGTATCTCCGGCAATTCCTTTAATAGTTGTCAGTCGTCAGTAGTAAAAATCGAAATATGTAGACAGGTTTTCAGGAAAGCAAACGCCCAACACCGCTGGCGAGGGTGTTTTGCTTGGGTGTTCCTCTAGTATCCTCGCCTCTCTAAAGGGTCTAAGTAACTGAGAACTCTTGTAGCATAGACTGTTAGGCTGTGCATAGAACGCAAACTAAAAGTTTATGCTACAAAAGAGAAAACCAAATAGTCCTGTCCCCAATTCCATTGTCCCTTGAAATTGATTGCGATTTGTGTTAGTCTACAAATGTATCCCATTCTCTCCGAAACGGCGGATAAAAAATGGTAAAGCAACTACAACCAAAATCACACAGAATCGCCATTCTCGCCGAAGGCTCATTCGGTGTTCTTGAATCGAAGACCGCCACAGTTCTCGTGCGTTATCTCCCTGACAACGTAGTGGCAGTCATTGATAGTGCCAATGCAGGACGAGATACCAGCGAAATCATTGAGATCGGTGAAGGTATTCCAATCGTCCGAGACCTCGCCGAGGCGATACGGTTCAATCCGACGATGCTCGCGATTGGCATTGCACCTCCGGGCGGCGAGTTGCCACATCCCTGGCGCGCTATCCTCCGAGAAGCGATACAGAACCGCTTACACGTCATGAGTGGTTTGCATCAATTTTTGAGTGAAGATGCCGAACTCTCAGAACTCGCAGCAGCGCACGATGTGATTCTATGGGATGCCCGAAAACCGCCTGCCGATCTTCCCGTCGCGACGTGCAAAGCCGACGATGTCG is from Candidatus Poribacteria bacterium and encodes:
- the icd gene encoding isocitrate dehydrogenase (NADP(+)), with the translated sequence MELEQLVAPTEGERIGLANGQLVVPNKPIIPVIEGDGIGRDIMKVTRRVVDAAVQTAYNGEKQIVWFDVYAGENAMAKYNEWLPQDTFDAIEYFRVALKGPLTTPVGGGFRSLNVTLRQVLELYACVRPVRYFQGVPAPVTHPEKMNVVIFRENTEDVYAGIEWEQGTPEVKKVIELLRTEMGVDIREDSGIGVKPISIFGTKRLARMAIQYAIDHGRRSVTFVHKGNIMKFTEGAFCAWGYELAKEEFAEQTITEDELYSDYDGKCPEGKIIVNDRIADSMLQQILTRTDEYDVIVTPNLNGDYLSDAAAAQVGGIGMAPGGNLSDEVALFEATHGTAPKYTDQDVVNPGSLILSAVMMLEHLGWQEAADLIIGGLEKTILQKRVTYDLERLMEGATKVRTSEFGAAIVENF
- a CDS encoding aldehyde dehydrogenase, coding for MAQIDEKQIEEIVSQVLRTLQQDRPTTAQPVAVTGASSSRAGVFATVAEAIAAAKTAQEALVKLGFAKRREIIEAIKEVSLANAKRLADLAVQDTNMGNAEHKVMKNEGAVTLSPGVEDLLSEAMSGDTGTLLIEYVPFGVINSITPTTNPTSTVINHAIIMLSAGNAVVFSPHPNARECTEETMHVINEAIVKAGGPANLLTSVANASLRTAKQIMEHPDIAMLVATGGASVVRTALSSGKKTIAAGPGNPPAIIDETADLQDAAKHVIAGTSFDNNLLCIGEKALFVVESVANETIRALTQSGGHLLDASQREALESVVTEKDESNKEYIGKDALTILNAAGITAPAQTTAIVVEVPADHGFVINEYLMPILPVIRCRDFDEALAGALRAEGGRGHTAVLHTNNAKRITQFNKVMDCSVVVINAPSYASCGLEGEGFLAMTIAGPTGEGFTRPRTFTRQRRLTLAGNLSAHTQ
- a CDS encoding DUF3696 domain-containing protein yields the protein MITELSAQNFKSWKDTGKLQIAPLTGFFGANSSGKTSILQTLLMLKQTVERPWGWEGIIDFGNDSSLVNLGSFDDLIHGHRRDSPLGISLSWKLSEKLTIKQIDGIKALSFDLVIHNEENSVSRVQFSYKVGEQIFRASGDGQGVHSVSIPGVSTSAQSLFRCYGIEGASPRVRQLFSPLQTCFENLFRSIRYLGPLREYPRRHYAWEGEHSRGVGQHGEDMVTALFSGLIQRRSLEEQIPKWLQRLDLIASYRLNPVIETKKDYEFLVRKYKGGPEVRLTDVGFGVSQVLPVLVLCYYVPEGSILILEQPEAHLHPKVQSELADLLIEVVKNRQLQIILESHSEHLILRLMRRIAEEQISAADTAFYFCEMNEGVSEIERLNVDDYGNITNWPQNFFGDQMGDLAAKTKAEMKRKKASK
- the ligA gene encoding NAD-dependent DNA ligase LigA translates to MRTEIDELRALIRHHERKYYIDNRPEISDADFDALMKQLEDLEAASEAPIPPDSPTQRVGGGAELGTRLQHRNPMLSLNNNYDEQELREFSERVQRLLEDAPVEYVTELKIDGLGVSLTYENGVFTQGLTRGDGEYGEDVTDNLRTIRSVPLRLVDTASVVPPVLEVRGEVFLPKDCLNEINVQREAAGEPPFANPRNAAAGSLRLLDASITSSRPLDIFVYTLNYAEGFESATHTESLENMKRWGLKCNPYTVYHKSIEDVQNYYEHWLEKRHELPYETDGVVVKVNQFSQQRELGATSKYPRWAIAYKFNAQQATTIIEKIEVQVGRTGTLTPVAILKPVTLAGATITNATLHNEQEIQTKDIRIGDRIVLERAGDVIPKIVEVLKANRTGDEVIFNFPEQCPACGTSVQRTETEVAVRCVNVACAAQLKRRIAHYASRNALQIEGLGPATIDQLVDKELVRDVADLYALKVEPLSELERMGVPSARNLVHQIEQSKTAPVEKLLFGLGIFHVGETVAETLIERFLSLDKLSEISLEEIESVDGIGPQIAESVVNFFSQNQPLIDKLRKAGLHCFTIAAEDTRLEVSAVTDTFFSGKTFVVTGTLEGMTRTEASKEIKTRGGKVTSSVTGKTDYLIAGEGAGSKYAKAEELGIPILTEADFFGKL
- a CDS encoding NIPSNAP family protein; the encoded protein is MIYEIRTYNLKLGQLNEYWERFGEKLPARQELSKLGGHWYTEVGPLNQMVAVWPYESLEQRAEIRRAAEAEPNPVWPPDTSDLIVSMVSEIFLPAPFMEPLGEKDLGPLYEMRLYTYPVEGMPQVLEAWGAAIPERVKYSPLAGCWYSEYGGVNNFIHLWAYRSFEERARIRAETREKGVWPPKGSVRPITQESKLLLPAPFSPMQ
- a CDS encoding BMC domain-containing protein; the encoded protein is MSNEALGMVETRGLVGAIEAADTMVKAANVQLVGKEQVGGGFVTVLVRGDVGAVQAATDAGAEAAKAVGELVSVHVIPRPHSEVETILGGKPAAENKAK